One region of Aquipuribacter sp. SD81 genomic DNA includes:
- a CDS encoding helix-turn-helix domain-containing protein, whose amino-acid sequence MSEVETRPAGPGRAPGPDDVVLEDAAAIRALAHPARLLAVELLFARAGRTMTATELAAQAGITPSAMSYHLRSLARHGLVRRADPDGDERERPWSAAGAQVVVRSPSGAGTQARAALDLLVGGMLDRLAASLHALSARADHDDPAWRVGGLSPATLQLTAEEAADLHTELHALVGRYADRHPPGAPGTRAVDVVLALVPGPAAEGTDRPV is encoded by the coding sequence GTGAGCGAGGTCGAGACGAGGCCGGCCGGGCCGGGCCGGGCGCCCGGCCCCGACGACGTCGTGCTCGAGGACGCCGCGGCGATCCGTGCTCTCGCCCACCCCGCGCGCCTGCTCGCCGTGGAGCTGCTGTTCGCCCGGGCCGGACGGACCATGACCGCGACGGAGCTCGCCGCGCAGGCGGGCATCACCCCGAGCGCGATGAGCTACCACCTGCGTTCCCTGGCGCGGCACGGGCTGGTCCGGCGCGCCGACCCGGACGGCGACGAGCGCGAGCGGCCGTGGAGCGCGGCGGGCGCGCAGGTGGTGGTGCGCAGCCCCTCCGGCGCGGGGACGCAGGCGCGGGCCGCTCTCGACCTGCTCGTCGGCGGCATGCTCGACCGGCTGGCGGCGTCGCTGCACGCGCTGTCGGCCCGCGCCGACCACGACGACCCGGCCTGGCGGGTCGGCGGCCTGAGCCCCGCCACGCTGCAGCTCACCGCCGAGGAGGCCGCGGACCTCCACACCGAGCTGCACGCGCTCGTCGGGCGCTACGCCGACCGGCACCCGCCCGGGGCCCCGGGCACCCGCGCCGTCGACGTCGTGCTCGCCCTCGTCCCCGGACCGGCTGCGGAGGGGACGGACCGGCCCGTGTGA
- a CDS encoding RecQ family ATP-dependent DNA helicase translates to MDPDELAGEAREVLRRLTGRDEVEFRPDQLEAVSALLVDRARVLVVQRTGWGKSAVYFVATALLRAAGQGPTVIVSPLLSLMRNQVDAAARAGVRAYTVNSGNVTEWEQVRDRLAAGEVDVLLVSPERLNNPEFREAWLPVLSRDLGLLVVDEAHCVSDWGHDFRPDYRRIRDLLAELPVGTPVLATTATANARVVTDVTEQLAAGAGGAEHAVVTLRGPLGRDSLRLGVLRLRADDRLPWLSEHLADLPGSGIVYTLTVGQAGDVAEALRAAGHEVRAYTGRSDAEERVALEQALLDNRVKALVATSALGMGFDKPDLGFVVHLGAPDSPIAYYQQVGRAGRAVTSADVLLLPGPEDESIWQWFASMSFPGPHAVHRVLDVLTRADRPVSTAALEPRVDLRRNRLELLLKVLDVDGAVQRVRGGWVATGREWHYESARYARVEAARSAEQQAMRDYVRDDTGVCRMRFLRERLDDPTAEDCGRCDVCAGPWYPTSLSGQGRDVLEQVLRRPGTVVEPRTTWPTGMDVVGVGVKGRIPEAERAGEGRAVARLSDLGWGAALRRALRTDEEGRPVDEPVGDDLFTATTRVLREWGWAERPVAVVSVPSRSRPQLVGSLRSRLADVGRLEDLGELALRHGGPSGGAGGNSALRLAGVWDRVVVPDALAARLGDLRGPVLLVDDLVDSRWTLTVAARGLRLAGAGTVLPLTLATAG, encoded by the coding sequence GTGGACCCCGACGAGCTGGCGGGCGAGGCGCGCGAGGTGCTGCGCCGACTCACGGGCCGTGACGAGGTCGAGTTCCGCCCCGACCAGCTCGAGGCGGTCTCCGCCCTGCTCGTCGACCGCGCGCGTGTGCTCGTCGTGCAGCGGACCGGGTGGGGCAAGTCGGCGGTGTACTTCGTCGCGACGGCCCTGCTGCGGGCCGCGGGGCAGGGGCCGACCGTCATCGTCAGCCCGCTGCTGTCGCTCATGCGCAACCAGGTCGACGCGGCCGCCCGCGCCGGGGTGCGGGCCTACACGGTCAACTCCGGCAACGTCACGGAGTGGGAGCAGGTGCGCGACCGGCTCGCGGCGGGCGAGGTCGACGTGCTGCTCGTGAGCCCCGAGCGGCTCAACAACCCCGAGTTCCGAGAGGCGTGGCTACCGGTCCTGTCGCGCGACCTCGGCCTGCTCGTCGTCGACGAGGCGCACTGCGTGTCCGACTGGGGCCACGACTTCCGGCCCGACTACCGCCGCATCCGCGACCTGCTCGCCGAGCTGCCCGTCGGTACTCCTGTGCTCGCGACGACCGCGACCGCCAACGCCCGTGTCGTCACCGACGTCACCGAGCAGCTCGCGGCGGGCGCGGGTGGCGCCGAGCACGCCGTCGTCACCCTCCGGGGCCCGCTCGGGCGCGACTCGCTGCGCCTGGGGGTGCTGCGGCTGCGGGCCGACGACCGCCTGCCGTGGCTGTCGGAGCACCTCGCCGACCTGCCCGGCTCCGGGATCGTCTACACGCTCACCGTCGGGCAGGCCGGCGACGTCGCCGAGGCGCTGCGGGCCGCCGGGCACGAGGTACGCGCGTACACCGGCCGCTCGGACGCCGAGGAGCGGGTCGCGCTCGAGCAGGCGCTGCTCGACAACCGCGTCAAGGCCCTCGTCGCCACCTCCGCCCTGGGGATGGGCTTCGACAAGCCCGACCTCGGGTTCGTCGTCCACCTGGGGGCGCCCGACTCCCCGATCGCGTACTACCAGCAGGTCGGCCGGGCCGGACGCGCCGTCACCTCCGCCGACGTGCTGCTGCTGCCCGGGCCCGAGGACGAGTCCATCTGGCAGTGGTTCGCCTCCATGTCCTTCCCCGGCCCGCACGCCGTCCACCGCGTGCTCGACGTGCTCACCCGGGCCGACCGGCCGGTGTCGACCGCCGCCCTCGAGCCGCGCGTCGACCTGCGCCGCAACCGGCTGGAGCTGCTGCTCAAGGTGCTCGACGTCGACGGGGCGGTGCAGCGCGTCCGCGGCGGCTGGGTCGCGACCGGGCGGGAATGGCACTACGAGTCCGCGCGCTACGCGCGGGTCGAGGCCGCCCGCTCCGCCGAGCAGCAGGCGATGCGCGACTACGTGCGCGACGACACCGGCGTGTGCCGGATGCGCTTCCTGCGCGAGCGCCTCGACGACCCGACGGCCGAGGACTGCGGGCGCTGCGACGTGTGCGCCGGGCCCTGGTACCCCACGTCGCTCAGCGGGCAGGGCCGCGACGTGCTCGAGCAGGTGCTGCGCCGCCCCGGGACCGTCGTGGAGCCGCGGACCACGTGGCCGACCGGGATGGACGTCGTCGGCGTCGGTGTCAAGGGACGCATCCCCGAGGCCGAGCGCGCCGGGGAGGGGCGGGCCGTCGCCCGCCTCAGCGACCTCGGGTGGGGTGCGGCGCTGCGCCGGGCGTTGCGGACCGACGAGGAGGGCCGCCCCGTCGACGAGCCGGTCGGCGACGACCTGTTCACCGCGACCACGCGGGTGCTGCGCGAGTGGGGGTGGGCCGAGCGGCCCGTGGCGGTCGTCTCCGTCCCGTCGCGGTCCCGCCCGCAGCTGGTCGGCAGCCTGCGCTCCCGCCTCGCCGACGTGGGCCGGCTGGAGGACCTCGGTGAGCTCGCGCTGCGCCACGGCGGCCCGAGCGGCGGCGCGGGCGGCAACTCCGCGCTCCGGCTCGCCGGCGTGTGGGACCGGGTCGTCGTGCCCGACGCGCTCGCCGCCCGGCTGGGCGACCTGCGCGGTCCCGTGCTGCTCGTCGACGACCTCGTCGACTCCCGGTGGACCCTGACTGTCGCCGCGCGCGGGCTCCGCCTGGCCGGGGCCGGGACCGTCCTCCCGCTGACGCTCGCCACCGCGGGCTGA
- a CDS encoding chorismate-binding protein, with protein sequence MPWPGVRRLVGEPVEGLPADGLEVVLALADLAGDRRLAAFAGGWSAGAGVLVTADPARVLEAADLAALDGPDGTDGPFDLFAELDRPVPLARDLRAPAGAVGGGWVSLLGHDLGRRTGRVRTAAPPPDGPRLPVASLAFADHLLRFDGARWWAEALDPGDGSAVAAAHELARTAREALRTHRPPRTPAAGVRAPDARAHMRAVEQVVHAVRAGDIAQANVCSRFALRLPDGGPAAVAAWCALVGRLRPGRAALVTGPWGALVGASPETYLAWDGDVVTSAPIKGTRPAGDTGALLASDKDSSENVMIVDLVRNDLSRVCEPGTVRVDDLLAAERHTGVEHLVSRVSGRLRPRTGPGAVLRATFPPGSVTGTPKQRASEVTDEVEAAARGAHTGAVGLLGPRLAVLAVTIRSLEVAPDGAAALGVGGGVVADSTPAGEWHEVLTKAAPLLRALGADPVRPAAATAMAKGLADPSHGLLETLLAVDGRALEVADHVGRLRRSWWELSGGALPDDVTDLVLDAARAAGPGWHRVRLRCGGDPVRLDVEVEPVGATPPVAGQAGLVLAAVDAPAAGAERLKFADRRWLDALHTAGRGRGADDAVLADPVAGLLETTRDCLLAVLPARDGRPVLRTPPLDGRVLPGVTRQVLLDLADEAGWLLERDGLDAGVLARADGLLAANALRGVRWVREVRGAADGGGDVRWPAPAPGVAALDGLLRARRGL encoded by the coding sequence GTGCCGTGGCCAGGAGTCCGCCGCCTCGTGGGCGAGCCGGTCGAGGGCCTGCCCGCCGACGGCCTCGAGGTCGTCCTCGCCCTCGCGGACCTGGCCGGCGACCGACGCCTCGCCGCCTTCGCCGGCGGCTGGTCCGCCGGGGCCGGGGTCCTCGTCACGGCCGACCCGGCGCGCGTCCTCGAGGCCGCCGACCTGGCCGCGCTCGACGGGCCGGACGGGACGGACGGGCCGTTCGACCTGTTCGCCGAGCTCGACCGGCCGGTCCCCCTCGCCCGCGACCTGCGTGCGCCCGCCGGGGCGGTCGGTGGCGGCTGGGTGAGCCTGCTGGGCCACGACCTCGGCCGGCGCACCGGGCGGGTCCGTACCGCCGCACCGCCGCCGGACGGCCCGCGGCTGCCCGTGGCCTCCCTCGCCTTCGCCGACCACCTGCTGCGCTTCGACGGCGCGCGCTGGTGGGCCGAGGCGCTCGACCCCGGCGACGGCTCCGCCGTCGCCGCCGCCCACGAGCTCGCCCGGACCGCGCGCGAGGCGCTGCGCACCCACCGCCCGCCGCGGACCCCCGCCGCGGGCGTGCGGGCGCCGGACGCCCGCGCGCACATGCGTGCGGTGGAGCAGGTCGTGCACGCCGTGCGCGCCGGCGACATCGCCCAGGCCAACGTGTGCTCGCGCTTCGCGCTGCGCCTGCCCGACGGCGGCCCGGCGGCCGTCGCGGCGTGGTGCGCGCTCGTCGGCCGGCTGCGCCCGGGTCGCGCGGCCCTCGTGACGGGACCGTGGGGCGCGCTGGTCGGGGCGAGCCCGGAGACCTACCTTGCGTGGGACGGCGACGTCGTGACGTCCGCGCCCATCAAGGGCACGCGCCCGGCCGGCGACACCGGCGCCCTGCTCGCCTCCGACAAGGACTCCAGCGAGAACGTCATGATCGTCGACCTGGTGCGCAACGACCTGTCGCGCGTGTGCGAGCCGGGGACCGTGCGCGTCGACGACCTCCTCGCCGCCGAGCGCCACACCGGGGTCGAGCACCTCGTGTCGCGCGTGAGCGGGCGACTGCGACCGCGGACCGGCCCCGGTGCGGTGCTGCGCGCGACCTTCCCGCCGGGGTCGGTGACCGGCACCCCCAAGCAGCGCGCGAGCGAGGTCACCGACGAGGTGGAGGCCGCGGCGCGCGGCGCCCACACCGGTGCCGTCGGCCTGCTGGGGCCACGGCTGGCGGTGCTCGCCGTCACGATCCGCAGCCTCGAGGTGGCGCCGGACGGGGCGGCCGCGCTCGGGGTGGGCGGCGGCGTCGTCGCGGACTCCACCCCCGCCGGGGAGTGGCACGAGGTGCTCACCAAGGCGGCGCCCCTGCTGCGGGCGCTCGGCGCCGACCCGGTGCGCCCGGCCGCGGCCACCGCGATGGCCAAGGGGCTGGCCGACCCCTCGCACGGGCTGCTGGAGACGCTGCTCGCCGTCGACGGCCGCGCGCTGGAGGTCGCGGACCACGTCGGGCGGCTGCGACGGTCGTGGTGGGAGCTGAGCGGCGGCGCGCTGCCCGACGACGTGACGGACCTCGTGCTCGACGCGGCGCGCGCGGCCGGGCCCGGGTGGCACCGCGTGCGGCTGCGCTGCGGCGGGGACCCCGTCCGCCTCGACGTGGAGGTGGAGCCGGTCGGGGCGACCCCGCCGGTCGCCGGGCAGGCCGGGCTCGTGCTCGCCGCGGTCGACGCGCCGGCCGCCGGCGCGGAGCGGCTGAAGTTCGCCGACCGCCGCTGGCTCGACGCGCTGCACACCGCCGGGCGCGGGCGCGGCGCGGACGACGCCGTCCTCGCCGACCCCGTCGCGGGGCTGCTGGAGACGACGCGGGACTGCCTGCTCGCGGTGCTCCCCGCCCGCGACGGCCGGCCCGTGCTCCGGACCCCGCCCCTGGACGGCCGCGTCCTGCCGGGGGTCACGCGGCAGGTGCTCCTCGACCTCGCCGACGAGGCCGGCTGGCTGCTGGAGCGGGACGGCCTCGACGCCGGGGTCCTCGCCCGGGCCGACGGGCTGCTCGCGGCGAACGCGCTGCGCGGCGTGCGGTGGGTGCGCGAGGTGCGCGGGGCGGCGGACGGTGGGGGCGACGTGCGGTGGCCGGCGCCCGCGCCGGGTGTCGCCGCCCTCGACGGGCTGCTGCGCGCCCGGCGCGGGCTCTGA
- a CDS encoding SDR family oxidoreductase, with the protein MALMQPRDLTGTVVAITGASAGIGRATAEACVAAGARVAVGARRLERLEELADDLGRDSVECVEMDVRRPADNARLVQAALDRFGRLDSVVPNVGIGSYGSILHMSDDEVADMVDTNVTGTVHTVRAALPHLLEQGEGDIVIVASVASFRGGADEAVYAATKFAQQGLAGSLDRELREKGIRVSTVNPAGVETEFAIGHGRTEGDPALAEYLRPEQVAHAVLTVLQQPRSMRTQSWAFWPMGQQS; encoded by the coding sequence ATGGCCCTCATGCAGCCCCGTGACCTCACCGGAACCGTCGTCGCGATCACCGGCGCCTCCGCCGGCATCGGACGCGCCACCGCCGAGGCGTGCGTCGCCGCCGGCGCGCGCGTCGCCGTCGGCGCCCGCCGGCTCGAGCGGCTCGAGGAGCTCGCCGATGACCTGGGGCGCGACTCCGTCGAGTGCGTGGAGATGGACGTCCGCCGCCCGGCCGACAACGCCCGGCTCGTGCAGGCCGCGCTCGACCGCTTCGGGCGCCTCGACTCCGTCGTGCCGAACGTCGGCATCGGCTCCTACGGCTCGATCCTGCACATGAGCGACGACGAGGTCGCCGACATGGTCGACACGAACGTCACCGGCACCGTCCACACCGTGCGGGCGGCCCTGCCGCACCTGCTCGAGCAGGGCGAGGGCGACATCGTCATCGTCGCGTCGGTCGCGAGCTTCCGGGGCGGGGCCGACGAGGCGGTGTACGCGGCCACGAAGTTCGCCCAGCAGGGTCTCGCGGGCTCCCTCGACCGCGAGCTGCGCGAGAAGGGCATCCGCGTCTCGACGGTCAACCCGGCCGGGGTGGAGACCGAGTTCGCCATCGGCCACGGCCGCACCGAGGGCGACCCGGCGCTCGCGGAGTACCTGCGGCCGGAGCAGGTCGCCCACGCGGTCCTCACCGTCCTGCAGCAGCCGCGCAGCATGCGGACGCAGTCGTGGGCGTTCTGGCCGATGGGCCAGCAGAGCTGA
- a CDS encoding cation:proton antiporter, translated as MDALAEHPFWVVAAVLALAAVLGALAVRLRQPLLVGFLAVGVLAGPAGLGWVEASGEVALLAELGIAVLLFLVGLKLDVHLIRSTGAVALVTGLTQVLVTAAVGLAVALAIGLALVPALYVALALAFSSTIIVVKLLSDTREIDRLHGRVAVGILIVQDVVVVLVMIALTATGGLGAGDDLALTVLATLAKGAGLLLVVGAAMRWMLPRVLGQVARSPELLVLVALAWGVSLAAVGDALGFSAEVGAFLGGVSLASTPFREAVGSRLVSLRDFLLLFFFVDLGARLRLDDAVGQLGAAAVLSVVVLVGKVVVVVAVMGALGYRRRTSFLTGVTLAQISEFSLVLVALGLGLGHIGTGTVTLVTLVALVTISVSSYVIPLARPLHARLDPFLRRLERPGVDADARHREEHASVEVVVLGAGRYGGRLVEQLRARRTDVLVVDVDPHALARAEGLGAEVLFADAGEPELSRSLPLGAARWVVSTIPSRDVGVAVLHGLHHAGFTGGVAVTAHLEQDVPRLREAGADVVLRPFATAAERNADLFASGPPASPDDPAAR; from the coding sequence GTGGACGCGCTCGCCGAGCACCCGTTCTGGGTCGTCGCGGCGGTCCTCGCGCTCGCGGCGGTCCTCGGGGCGCTCGCGGTGCGCCTGCGGCAGCCGCTGCTCGTCGGCTTCCTCGCCGTCGGGGTCCTCGCCGGGCCCGCCGGCCTCGGCTGGGTGGAGGCGAGCGGCGAGGTCGCGCTCCTCGCCGAGCTGGGCATCGCCGTCCTGCTGTTCCTCGTCGGGCTCAAGCTCGACGTCCACCTCATCCGCAGCACCGGCGCCGTCGCCCTCGTCACGGGACTCACGCAGGTCCTCGTCACCGCCGCGGTGGGGCTCGCCGTCGCGCTCGCGATCGGACTCGCGCTCGTGCCGGCGCTGTACGTCGCCCTGGCGCTCGCGTTCTCCAGCACGATCATCGTCGTCAAGCTGCTGTCGGACACGCGTGAGATCGACCGGCTGCACGGCCGGGTGGCGGTCGGCATTCTCATCGTGCAGGACGTCGTCGTCGTCCTCGTCATGATCGCGCTCACGGCGACGGGGGGTCTCGGGGCGGGCGACGACCTCGCGCTCACCGTCCTCGCCACGCTCGCGAAGGGTGCCGGGCTCCTGCTGGTCGTCGGCGCGGCCATGCGCTGGATGCTGCCGCGCGTCCTCGGGCAGGTGGCGCGCAGCCCGGAGCTGCTCGTCCTCGTCGCCCTCGCCTGGGGGGTGTCGCTGGCCGCGGTCGGCGACGCGCTCGGCTTCAGCGCGGAGGTCGGCGCGTTCCTCGGGGGCGTCTCCCTCGCGTCGACGCCGTTCCGGGAGGCCGTCGGCTCGCGGCTGGTGAGCCTGCGCGACTTCCTCCTCCTCTTCTTCTTCGTCGACCTCGGGGCGCGGCTGCGCCTGGACGACGCGGTGGGCCAGCTGGGCGCGGCGGCCGTCCTGTCGGTCGTCGTCCTCGTCGGCAAGGTCGTCGTCGTGGTCGCCGTCATGGGCGCCCTCGGCTACCGGCGACGGACGTCGTTCCTCACCGGCGTGACCCTCGCCCAGATCAGCGAGTTCTCGCTCGTCCTGGTCGCGCTCGGCCTCGGCCTCGGCCACATCGGCACGGGGACGGTCACGCTCGTCACCCTGGTCGCGCTCGTCACCATCAGCGTGTCGAGCTACGTCATCCCCCTCGCTCGGCCGCTGCACGCCCGCCTCGACCCGTTCCTGCGCCGCCTGGAACGCCCGGGCGTCGACGCCGACGCCCGTCACCGCGAGGAGCACGCGTCGGTCGAGGTCGTCGTGCTGGGCGCCGGGCGCTACGGCGGTCGGCTCGTCGAGCAGCTGCGCGCCCGCCGGACGGACGTGCTCGTCGTCGACGTCGACCCGCACGCGCTCGCCCGCGCGGAGGGGCTCGGGGCGGAGGTCCTGTTCGCCGACGCCGGCGAGCCCGAGCTCAGCCGCTCGCTGCCGCTGGGTGCGGCCCGGTGGGTGGTCTCCACCATCCCGTCCCGGGACGTCGGCGTCGCCGTGCTGCACGGGCTCCACCACGCCGGCTTCACCGGCGGCGTGGCGGTCACCGCGCACCTCGAGCAGGACGTGCCCCGCCTGCGGGAGGCGGGCGCCGACGTCGTCCTCCGTCCCTTCGCCACCGCGGCCGAACGCAACGCCGACCTGTTCGCCTCGGGGCCGCCGGCGTCCCCGGACGACCCCGCAGCGCGCTGA
- a CDS encoding nitrilase-related carbon-nitrogen hydrolase translates to MSRVVRSAIVQTPWTGDKDSMLDLHEKHARDAAAQGAQVMCFQELFYGPYFCQVQDAEYYSYAEAVPDGPTVQRFSALAKELGMVMVLPVYEQEKPGFLYNTAAVLDADGTYLGKYRKHHIPQVKGFWEKFYFRPGNVGWPVFDTAVGKVGVYICYDRHFPEGWRALGLAGAEIVFNPSATSRGLSSYLWKLEQPASAVANMYFVGAINRVGVEPLGDDDFYGTSYFVDPRGQFVGDVASSTDEELVVRDLDLSLIEEVRNQWAFYRDRRPDAYDSLTEA, encoded by the coding sequence ATGTCCCGCGTCGTGCGCTCCGCCATCGTCCAGACCCCGTGGACGGGCGACAAGGACTCCATGCTCGACCTGCACGAGAAGCACGCGCGCGACGCCGCCGCGCAGGGCGCGCAGGTCATGTGCTTCCAGGAGCTGTTCTACGGGCCGTACTTCTGCCAGGTGCAGGACGCCGAGTACTACTCCTACGCCGAGGCGGTGCCGGACGGCCCGACCGTCCAGCGGTTCTCGGCGCTGGCCAAGGAGCTCGGGATGGTGATGGTGCTGCCTGTCTACGAGCAGGAGAAGCCCGGCTTCCTCTACAACACGGCCGCGGTACTCGACGCGGACGGCACGTACCTCGGCAAGTACCGGAAGCACCACATCCCGCAGGTGAAGGGCTTCTGGGAGAAGTTCTACTTCCGCCCCGGCAACGTCGGCTGGCCCGTCTTCGACACCGCGGTCGGCAAGGTGGGCGTCTACATCTGCTACGACCGGCACTTCCCCGAGGGCTGGCGCGCGCTCGGGCTGGCCGGCGCGGAGATCGTGTTCAACCCGTCAGCGACCTCGCGCGGCCTGTCGAGCTACCTGTGGAAGCTCGAGCAGCCCGCGAGCGCGGTGGCGAACATGTACTTCGTCGGCGCGATCAACCGCGTCGGCGTCGAGCCGCTCGGGGACGACGACTTCTACGGCACGAGCTACTTCGTCGACCCGCGCGGGCAGTTCGTGGGCGACGTCGCGAGCAGCACCGACGAGGAGCTCGTGGTGCGCGACCTCGACCTGTCGCTCATCGAGGAGGTCCGCAACCAGTGGGCCTTCTACCGCGACCGCCGCCCCGACGCCTACGACTCCCTCACCGAGGCCTGA
- a CDS encoding AI-2E family transporter: MTGRAPAVEDVSVQGPAPGPPAGGLLAPLPGWLRRTVAYGVAALVVAAVVAVVTVVLLRVGLVAFALLAALLLTALLAPATTRLRRLGLPRALAALVALLLLLGVPVGVGWFLYSRVMVQLQQVGPALTEGLDRVRSWLVEGPLGMDPARIDELRVSALDAGRAALPGPVAGTTTALHVLTGLLLVVFAVFFLAKDGDTMWRWLLSWVPERRRDRVDGGGVAAWQALTAYVRGTALVALGDAVGIGIGLLVLGVPLWLSLTLLTFVSAFVPIVGATVAGAAAVLVTLVTNGATDALLVLGLVLLVQQLEGNLLQPLVMSGVIKLHPLVVVSAVTVGTLVLGVAGAVLAVPAVAVAYRLTRYVTGRDDQDGDADGDADGDADGRAGEDRDGDRRPGRGRFRDDGPGDSSDGSRTVRTRSRTHDRRRHMHVSKAEVLDSLRDRGDDEQLRRAEAELPDEVDTDRDAEQLRSLGLSRADVAALASDTGLGSGQASGLGVSFQSEPEPLDPREK; the protein is encoded by the coding sequence ATGACCGGTCGAGCACCCGCTGTCGAGGACGTCTCCGTCCAGGGACCCGCCCCCGGCCCCCCGGCCGGCGGTCTCCTCGCCCCGCTGCCGGGGTGGCTGCGCCGGACCGTCGCGTACGGGGTGGCCGCGCTCGTCGTCGCGGCCGTCGTGGCGGTCGTCACCGTCGTCCTCCTGCGGGTCGGCCTGGTCGCCTTCGCGCTGCTGGCCGCGCTCCTGCTGACGGCCCTGCTCGCGCCCGCGACGACGCGGCTCAGGCGGCTGGGGCTCCCCCGCGCCCTCGCGGCCCTGGTCGCGCTCCTGCTGCTCCTGGGGGTGCCCGTCGGGGTCGGCTGGTTCCTCTACAGCCGGGTGATGGTGCAGCTGCAGCAGGTGGGACCGGCGCTCACGGAGGGCCTGGACCGCGTCCGGTCGTGGCTCGTCGAGGGGCCGCTCGGCATGGACCCGGCACGCATCGACGAGCTGCGCGTGTCCGCGCTGGACGCCGGCCGCGCCGCGCTCCCCGGCCCCGTGGCAGGGACCACGACCGCCCTGCACGTGCTCACCGGCCTGCTCCTCGTCGTCTTCGCCGTCTTCTTCCTCGCCAAGGACGGCGACACGATGTGGCGCTGGCTGCTGTCGTGGGTGCCGGAGCGGCGGCGCGACCGGGTCGACGGCGGTGGCGTGGCCGCGTGGCAGGCGCTCACCGCGTACGTCCGCGGGACGGCGCTCGTCGCGCTCGGCGACGCCGTCGGCATCGGGATCGGCCTGCTCGTCCTCGGCGTCCCGCTCTGGCTGTCCCTCACGCTCCTCACCTTCGTCAGCGCCTTCGTCCCGATCGTCGGCGCGACGGTCGCCGGCGCCGCGGCGGTCCTCGTCACCCTCGTGACGAACGGGGCGACCGACGCGCTGCTCGTCCTCGGGCTCGTGCTCCTCGTCCAGCAGCTCGAGGGCAACCTGCTCCAGCCGCTGGTCATGAGCGGCGTCATCAAGCTGCACCCGCTCGTCGTCGTGTCGGCGGTGACGGTCGGCACCCTCGTGCTCGGGGTCGCCGGGGCGGTCCTCGCCGTGCCGGCCGTGGCCGTCGCGTACCGCCTCACCCGCTACGTGACGGGGCGCGACGACCAGGACGGTGACGCGGACGGTGACGCGGACGGCGACGCCGACGGGCGCGCGGGCGAGGACCGGGACGGGGACCGGCGGCCGGGGCGCGGCAGGTTTCGCGACGACGGGCCGGGGGACTCCTCCGACGGGTCGCGGACCGTCCGGACGCGCTCCCGCACGCACGACAGGAGGAGACACATGCACGTCAGCAAGGCCGAGGTCCTCGACAGCCTGCGCGACCGGGGCGACGACGAGCAGCTCCGCCGCGCCGAGGCCGAGCTGCCCGACGAGGTCGACACCGACCGGGACGCCGAGCAGCTGCGCTCGCTCGGGCTCAGCCGCGCCGACGTGGCCGCGCTCGCCTCCGACACCGGTCTCGGCAGCGGCCAGGCCAGCGGGCTGGGGGTCAGCTTCCAGAGCGAGCCGGAGCCCCTCGACCCCCGCGAGAAGTAG